The sequence below is a genomic window from Carboxydothermus pertinax.
TTAACTCAACCGACGACCGGAAAAGTGAAAAACCAAGCCTTGGGGTGTCGTGCTTTGACTGTCACGTCAATGGCCATACCACCGGCCAGTTTCACTTAAATCCCGATAACCGGCCCCAGGAAACGCGGTTTCGCATTGATACGGTAAGCCTTAGAGGTACCCATGTCCAGCAGCTTTTTGGTTCAAAAAGGTCCCTTCGTTCAGTAGAGGACTTTACAGAATTTGAACAGCGGTCAGCTTATTTTGACGGTGATCACACTTTAGCAGCCAAAAAAGGGATAAACCAGCTATCCCGGGAGCAGGTAATGCATATGGCCCAGTTTATCAATATCATTGATTTTCCACCAGCACCTAAATTAAACCGTTATGGCAGGCTTGACCCGGCTAAAGCTACCGAAAAGGAACTTTTAGGGGAAAAAATCTTTTTTGGCAAAGGTAGATGCGGCTACTGCCATCCGGCACCGTATTACACCGACCAGTTAATGCACGATTTAAAAGTGGAAAGATTTTATCAAGGCCGGCCGGAGGGGCCAATTAAAACCTTTACTTTACGAGGGTTAAAGGATTCACCACCTTATTTTCACGATGGTCGACTTTTAACCATTGAAGATACGGTAGAATTTTTCAATCTGGTATTAGAGTTAAAACTTACCCGGGAAGAAAAAGAAGCGCTGGTGGCTTTCTTACGCCAGCTTTAAAGCCGGTTTAATAAATTTAAGGGAGGGATGGGAGTAAAACCCTCCCTTTATCTTTTTGCGGGAATGGTGTATTTTAGGGGTAGGGGGTGTAACAAAGTGGAGATAGTGCTGCGGCCGATTGGTTACGTGCGTAACAGCTTTAATTCCAAAGAAAAAATGGATTATGACGAAGATATCTCGGAAATTGTCATATATGACGAGTTTGTTCCCGGACTTTACAAAATTGAGGAAGAAGAGGAAATAACCATTATTTTTTATTTTCATTTAAGTAACGAAGAAAAATTAGTAACGGTGAGACGGGACGGCAAGGAAACCGGTGTTTTTGCCTCGAGAAGTCCCAATAGACCTAACCATTTAGGGATTGCTACCGGAAAGCTTTTAAAAAGGGAAGGAAATGTCTTAACTGTAAAAGGGATTGACTGCTTAAACCAAACACCAGTTTTAGATATTAAACCTAAAAGCCGGAAATTTGACGGGGAGGAGCGGTAAGTGGTGGAGTTTGTTTTTCTCGGGGACTCATTAACTTATGGTTTTCCTTATGAGCCCAGGGATTCCTGGGCTAATTTAGCCGCAGAAAAATTAGGAGTTAGTTTTAAAAACCTGGGAGTATGTGGGGATACCGTATTGGACATGAAAATTAGGTTTAAAAGAGAAAAAGAGCTTTGTAAGACTTTGGTGCTTTTAGGTGGTACCAATGATGTTTATGCCAATCGTTCTTTGCAGGAAATCCTTCAAGATGTTGAGGAAATAATAACCTGGGCTAAAGAAAGGGGAGTTCAAAAAATTATTCTTGGAAATCCCTTACCGGTATTAGAGGAACAATGGGCAGTAAGGAGGCTTTATATTTTAGGCAGAAAGTATGCAGAATTAGCCAAAAAGCTTCAAATAAACTACTTGAATTTTTATGAACCGTTTAATAAAGAATTAGAAGAAAATCCCGGACTTTTAATTGATGGTATTCATCCATCAAAGGAAGGCTACCGGCTAATGGCAGAAATCTTTTTAGAATTTTTGGGCATTGAAAATGATTTTTAATCTAAATTAGCTAAATATGAGCAAAAATTAAAATTACGTTAAAATAGCTAATTTATCCTTGTTAAAAGTCACCATTTCCTGCAAAATATAATATAATTAATTAAAAAATAAAAACTTGCGGGAGTGTTTATTTTGAATGATAAGAAAGTCTCCTGGGCAAGGCTTTCCATTATTTCTAACAGCCTTTTGGTGCTTTTTAAGGTTATGGTAGGTATCTTTACCGGTTCGGTTAGTATTATTGCCGAGGGTTTGCATTCGGGAGTGGATTTATTAGCCTCGGTGATTACCTTCTTTTCGGTAAAAGTTGCAAGCCGCCCGGCGGATTTACGCCATCCCTATGGTCATGGCAAGGTGGAAAATATAGCGGGTACTATTGAAGGGCTTTTAATCTTTCTGGGGGCGGTTTTAATTATTAAAGAAGCGGTACCAAAATTTTGGCATCCGGAAATCCCTGAAAGCCTTGGCTGGGGTATAGGGGTAATGGCGGTATCGGCAGTTATTAACTTTTTTATTTCCCAAACCTTACTAAAAATTGCCAAGGAAACCGATTCTCCTGCCTTAGAAGCCGATGGCTGGCACTTAAAAACCGATGTTTATACTTCGGTGGGTGTACTCTTAGGTCTTATGTTAATAAAGCTTACCGGGATATCTTACTTTGATCCGATTTTAGCTTTAATTGTAGCGGGGATGATTTTAAAAGCAGCTTATGAAATTACTTTTGAAGGTTTTGCCAATATGGTGGATACGGCTTTACCGGAAGGGGAGATTTCTTTAATCAAAGATTCTATTTCCCAGTATGGAGAAAAATTTATAGAATTTCACAAATTAAGGGCGCGGAAAAGCGGTTCGGAGCGGTTTATTGATCTGCACTTAGTGGTCCCGGAGAAGCTTTCGGTAAAAGAAGTTCATGACCTTTGCAATAAAATTGAGCGAGATATTGAGGGGAAACTTCCCAATTCTCATGTCTTAATTCATGCTGAGCCCTGTCAAAAAGACAAAAGAGAGTGCGAGGACTGCCCTTATTGCCCGGAAAAAAAAGCTGACCTGTAACGGGGAAGCTTTTTTATTTTTTTTGTATTTCCCCTGATTTTTGAAAATACTGGTCTAAAAATTCAGCAGCTAGCATTCCTGCTAAAATAAAAAAAGCACCAATTCCTTGTTTTACCTCTAAGCTTTCGCCACCAAAGAGGACGGCGAAAAGTAAGGCAAAAACCGGTTCTAACGTAAAAATTAACGCTACATGGGAAGCAGAGGTAAACTGCTGGGCTTTAGACTGAACTAAAAAAGCAAGGACAGTAGCAAAAATGGCAGTAAAGATAACAGCGTAATATACCCC
It includes:
- a CDS encoding cytochrome B6, with product MKVRYVPLRSNKNWGIVVKIFLLVGGIYLLFLAFSWGYVKVDKILRDKSFTEIMKEEKANKPKIMAKQRKLLKERYNLTPKTTTEVTMSGGKPIPVGPTAKLKDGLTFEDLANMTPEEIKEKGVFPYLPLPHPHPQNGGMVFPPVQTRIHPELVRFDVDFDLPDAFLPEFPPPLYLTTHPELGDVSKGKEITLDNYYELFKDILTPVQLEGLRLLLTKFPQQQFNSTDDRKSEKPSLGVSCFDCHVNGHTTGQFHLNPDNRPQETRFRIDTVSLRGTHVQQLFGSKRSLRSVEDFTEFEQRSAYFDGDHTLAAKKGINQLSREQVMHMAQFINIIDFPPAPKLNRYGRLDPAKATEKELLGEKIFFGKGRCGYCHPAPYYTDQLMHDLKVERFYQGRPEGPIKTFTLRGLKDSPPYFHDGRLLTIEDTVEFFNLVLELKLTREEKEALVAFLRQL
- a CDS encoding GDSL-type esterase/lipase family protein; translated protein: MVEFVFLGDSLTYGFPYEPRDSWANLAAEKLGVSFKNLGVCGDTVLDMKIRFKREKELCKTLVLLGGTNDVYANRSLQEILQDVEEIITWAKERGVQKIILGNPLPVLEEQWAVRRLYILGRKYAELAKKLQINYLNFYEPFNKELEENPGLLIDGIHPSKEGYRLMAEIFLEFLGIENDF
- the tsaA gene encoding tRNA (N6-threonylcarbamoyladenosine(37)-N6)-methyltransferase TrmO is translated as MEIVLRPIGYVRNSFNSKEKMDYDEDISEIVIYDEFVPGLYKIEEEEEITIIFYFHLSNEEKLVTVRRDGKETGVFASRSPNRPNHLGIATGKLLKREGNVLTVKGIDCLNQTPVLDIKPKSRKFDGEER
- a CDS encoding cation diffusion facilitator family transporter; translation: MNDKKVSWARLSIISNSLLVLFKVMVGIFTGSVSIIAEGLHSGVDLLASVITFFSVKVASRPADLRHPYGHGKVENIAGTIEGLLIFLGAVLIIKEAVPKFWHPEIPESLGWGIGVMAVSAVINFFISQTLLKIAKETDSPALEADGWHLKTDVYTSVGVLLGLMLIKLTGISYFDPILALIVAGMILKAAYEITFEGFANMVDTALPEGEISLIKDSISQYGEKFIEFHKLRARKSGSERFIDLHLVVPEKLSVKEVHDLCNKIERDIEGKLPNSHVLIHAEPCQKDKRECEDCPYCPEKKADL